The region AACCTTTCCATAAGCAGTTAAATGTCTCCAGGCCATTTGTGTCCAGCAAGTGGCTTTTCCTGCTGAAGCTCTGTTGTGAACACCATCCATGCTTTGACCATCAGCAAACATATGGCAACTGTTCTCCAGAGTTCTCCTTCAGTGGGCATCTGGGTCGCTGGTCGTTTTTGCAAATAACAAACAGAGCTGCTACAAGCACCCACTGGGATCTTTCTACCCTGTGTGTGGGTCTCTATGGGACATGCCTTGCAGTGGAGCTCTgcagagacaggcaccacagcACTGTTCCACATGGGGCCAGGTTGCCCAATAACGTGGGGTATCAACCTCAACTCCCTCCTCTCCCAACAGCAGCACGTTTTTGCCAGCACTTGGAATTATCAGACTTCTAAATTCTGTGACCATGATTAGGGCAAAGTGGTACCCCCTGGTGATCTGAACTTGCATTTCCTGGCTCATGAGTCTTTCCAAGGTTTCCTCTCAGGGGATCTGCCTGTCATATTTTTCAGTTCCATTTATTTACACAGAGGGGAAGGTGGATATTCACATAGATGTGAAGGTACAAACAATGGGCCACAAACCACACTGACCTCCAGGAGAAACAGTCCCACAGTTACATACACTGCATGGGATCCCCTCTGAACACCAGGCACACCTGGTGCCCAGCCCTGGGGGCTGCAGTGCTCTGGGCCAAGTCTGCTCCTTGATTTATTCGTACGCGGGCAGTCCACAAGGTGCCTTGGTGGGGGTTCCTCCCACTTTTTAACATTTatggctctgcccatttttctttgCTGTCTAATTGGGTCCAAATTAATTCCTCAGAAAAAAATGATGAGAGAGTACTTCTGTTCGGAACAGAGGCCAGGCAATAAAGAGATGGGGTGGCTCGGATGCCTTGTTCCTCCACGCCCAGCCAACACAGCACTAAATCTTGGTGGCTCTGGTGAGGCTCATGCCTGCCATTGTGCAGCAGCCGACCTGCAGAGCTGAAGCTGCCGGTCGCaggcccacccccagccctcaggGGCCCCAAACTACAGCTGGGCCACTGCACACATCAGACACACTGCGAGGACCCGTCTCAAATCTATGTCAGGAAAGTCACCCCACAGCCCTGAAATGTCCCAATGTGCCTGGAGTTCTCCAGGTCCAGAGGTCTACTGGGCCCAGGACCTGCTGTCCCTGCCTCTGAGGACAAGTCCCCCACCCTCCACAATGCCTCCTGGCCAGTGCACCGGCTACACCAGGAGACGTCTCCAGTTCCTTCCAGTAACAAAATCAATGGTGGGCTTATTAAACTCACCAGACTCAGAAACAGCACAGAACATGTCGATTCCCAAAAACCGGGCCCAGAGAGACCAGCTTCAAAAAGGGTGACTCAAAAATGTCTCGAGGTCCAAAAACTTAGCACTCAGCTTTAAAGTTCACATTTACGCACTTCACCTCTTCAAGGGGCCAGCAGGGTGAGAAATGAAGGGTCTTACGGCTGACCTACACAGCACAGACTCAGAGGCGCTTGGCTGGGGCCCAAGGACACTGGGTTGTCAGGAGCCACCAGGGCTCCAGGGCCCCCAGCCAGCCCCCCGCAGCAGGGCAGAAGGGCTTTGCTGGCTACCTCCCCACACTACCATGTGAGCAGTGAGAGTCCAGCATGGGTCAGAGGTGTTCTCCCAGActgttcttttcttaaaaatagaaacaacattttcttctcaatttcctggaagaaaagactgaagaaaaaatCAGAGGCAAGAGAGCAATTCAAAGGCCATCTCTGGGAATTCCAAAAGGCTGGGCAAGGACATGCCTGTGAGCAGACATTCGCCCCCCAGGGAGCTGTGCTCAGCCTCAAGCAGGGACACTCGAACCAAGCTTCTGGAAACTTCTAGGAATCTCGGGCAGCCTGTGCTTCGGGACAGCAGTGCCACTCCTCTCCTCCATCCATGTGTCTGCCATCCCAGCCTCTCTGGTGACAGCAGCAGCATCCATTTCCCATGACCCCAGACAGAGGAGGCCAAATGCTCCAGGTACCCAGATACTGTCTGGGGTTGACAGGGACCCCTGTGTGCGCACACAAAGATGTGCCCTCCGCGAATCCAGAGGTTTTTGGACTGACTTGTAACCACAGCGTAGGCCACACAACTGGGCTTCAAAGGGCCAAAAAGGTGTCACATAAAACTAATTTTGTTTGAAAACCCAGGTTCACACCCACTGAGCCTACTAATGGCTCTTTCAGCAGAAAAAGGACCCCTCTACCCaaagagccatttttctttcatgttttggAATAAACATAACAGCTGTACTCCTGACACATGTGGTTTAAAGTGAGGATTGGCGAGGAAGGGCTGACTCTAGCCATGAATGTGACCTGGCAGGAACATGGCGGATTTTGTTGCTTCTCAAACAAAGCTCACTCCTACCAGCGCCATGCGGACCCCCGACCAGCCCCTCAGCCTGGCCTCCTTCTCCAGAACAGGAAACCACTGCATCAGATTTCAAAGTGAAAGATCATCTTAGGAAAACAGGAGTAGAAATCACTCGAAGATACCGTCACTATGGAatgatatttcacataaaaaatgcAAGAACATCCCAcatagctttttgtttgtttgttttcactgaGAAGTCTTCCCAGACCAAGATTATAAAAAGTGCACTTCTTTATATTTCAGCTCAGTGTTCCATCTGAAACGCTTGTTTGGGAACAGGGAGGCGGAGCTCTTCTTCCTCGGGGATACCCAACATCCTGCACCGGCATCAAGTTCGATGCTCACACAGACGAGGCTCCCTTCTGGAATCCTTTCCATCCTCTCCTTCAGCCAAGTGCTGGTTTGCTGGCGCTGGCAACAAGGTACCACAGCCCGggtgcttaaacaacagacatttattttctcacagtcctggagccCAGAAGTCCgaggtcaaggtgctggcagggctggttcctccgGAGGCCCTTCCTTGCTGTGTAGACGCCATCTCCTCCCTGTATCCTCATGTGGGCTTCCCTCTGTGCTGTGTCCTGATTGCctcttcctataaggacaccagtcacaatgcattagggcccaccctcctgacctcatttaaccttaataatCTCTTTgaagaccttatctccaaatgcagtcacattctgaggccaACATAATGAATTTGGGCAGGAGATACACAGTTCAGCCCATGGCAGTTGTCTATTCCTACGGCAACACCACACAATGCCAATTACTAGAGCCTCAGACCACATTTTGATATCTAGTAAGGTAACCTCCCAACTTTTACTGCCATTGTCAAAATGGTCTTGACTGCTTTTCGATTTTGCTCTTCTGCATGAATTTTAGCATCAGCTCATTGAGTTTGATGAAAAAGCCTTTTGGGAGTTTGATTAACAATACACTGTATTTATAGATTATCTGTTAGAGAACTGATATTTGAAAAAAACTGAGTCTTCCTAGATAATAACACTGTCTCCATTCATTTGGGTCTCCATCTGGGGTCTGTTGGTAAAGTTTATGGTTTTCTTCTCATGGATTTGCACATTTCTTAGGAgacttattcctaggtgttttacagtttcaggttttGTTCTAATAGGTTACTCCTGACGGCTCGGGAAGCTGGGGGTGCTTTCTATGTTAACTCATAGCCAATAATCTTGCAAACGCTCACCTTAGCTTTAATACTTGTGGGTTGATTCTCTTGAATTTTCCAGAGCAACATTTATGTAACCTACAAATACTGGCAGTTTGTGTCAGCTCTCCTAATGGTCATGTTGTCAGGGACTTCTGAATGGTGCTGGACAGGAACACTGACAGTGGCCATCTGTATCATGTTACTGACTTTCTGATATTTTACCCGAAATGTAACAACCACTGTAGGTTTCCAAAAGTTCCCTTCATTGAGTTAACTAAGCCCACCGTGCTAGCTTTTTCATCAGCAAAAAATTCCAAAATTTAGCAGAAGCACTCAGAGCATCCACTGAGATTATTTTTCCCTCTAATATGCTAATGaggatttttttaatgctgaatcATCCTATTAGTCCTAAGATACaccttttttattactgttttttgaACACATTGTCAGCTCTTATTTGCTAAATTCTGCAttggatttttgcatctgcattttCAAGCAATCAGAAGGCATCTACATTCAGTGTACTTCCACCACTGCAAAATAAATTTCCACAAATTTAGAGGCTTAAAATAGCACTCAATGATTAGCTTACAGTTCTGCAGATGAGAAGCCCAGGCTCGGTGCTCATGCTCTCAGCTCAGGGTCTCACaaagctaaaatcaaggtgtcagcaaggctGTGCTCCTGTCTAGTATCTCAGGGCTCACTTGGGTTGTTGTCTGAATCCAGTTCCTTATGCCTACAGGACTGAGGCCCCTTACCTTGCTGGCTGTCATCTGGGAGGCTGCtctcagcttctagaagctgcccaCATTCCTAGCCACATTGCTCCCTCCACTTTGAAAGCCAGCAACACACGTCAAGGCCCTCTCACAGTGGACTCCTGACTTCTAGGCCTGGATGGGTCTCATGCGACATGACCAGACCAGCCAGATCATCTCCCTTTCTTAAACTCAACTGTGCCACGTAACATAACCTAAAGACAAAAGGGAAATGCATCATAAACAAGGCTGGGAAGTGGGCAGGAAGCTGGGGCACCTTAGCATCCTGCCCACCACTGAAAGGAAGTAGAATGGCCCAGCCCCGAGGCTAGACACCCGGCACTGAGCACCATCTCCTGACACTCTGGCTCGACTCTGGGCAGGCTGTTCTTAACATAAAACCAGATCAGAACATTCCTCTGCTCAAAGCCTTCCAAAACTTCCTAGCACATGCAGAATAAAGTCTAACTACCTACTGTGGCTTGGAAAGCCCTCCCAGCCTGACCTGCTCCCCCAGCACCCCTCCCCGCCACACTGAGGCTCTGTGCTGCTCCCCCAGCATTTCCAAGCTTATTCCAACCTCAGGGCCTCGGCAACCAGCCTTTCTCTCCACCACAGAAGTTCTTCCACAGATCCAGTGTTTCTGTCCCTCATTTCCTACCTCCATTTGCACAATGTGCCTCAGGCTCACTTGATCTCCACTGACATCATAACACAGGTTTCCCCTCACTATCCAAAAGTAATGTGTGCCTATGAAACTTTTCATAAGCCAAAATGGCATAAAGCAAAGAGATAATTACCACTAATTTAATGGAAAAAATGTTAGTGTTCCCAGACTCCAAAAAATATCCTCTCTTAGGCTTTCCTGgtaccttaggacacatcttggGAATGGATACACAGAATAAATCGAGATGAAGCACAGATGATCGCAGACAGCTCCAAGCTCCGGGGCTGGGTGCTGAGATTCTGAGCGTAGTTCCCCAGGAGCTGCGCAGGCCCCTCTCGCTGCCTCTCTAACCGCTTACTGCAAAGCCAACACTGAATGCTTCCACCTTTTTTTCtagaagtgaaaatcctcttcagatttcttttggttagtgaaaacaggtactaatgcAGATCTTTTGTAAAAACAAAGTGGTGTAGTCCCGCCCCCGGGGCGGAGCCGGGAGCGAGGCGGGAGCCGCGCCGGGAGGAGGTGGAGAGTGAGGCCGAGGGGTGGGGAGCCCGGGAATTCCCTCCTCTTGAGGTAGCGAGTCCGGGGCCCGCCGTGCCTTCGTCGCTGCCGCCGGGCGCTCGGGACGCGGAGATGGAGGACGGAGAGGGCCCCGAGGGCCTCGCCTCCGCCCACCGCCCCCTCCCCGCTACCCGAGTTGCAGCCGCAGCAACTCATGCGAACGCGGCTGGAGGGCAGATTTGATAATGGGCTGCATTAAAAGTAAAGAGAACAAAAGTCCAGCCATTAAATACAGAACTGAAAACACTCCAGAACCTGTCAGTACAAGTGTCAGCCATTATGGAGCAGAGCACACTGCAGTGATACCATCCTCTTCAGCAAAGGGAACATATGTTAATTTTAGCAGTCTTTCCATAACACCTTTTGGAGGATTCTCAGGGGTGACGCCCTTTGGAGGAGCATCTTCCTCATTCTCAATGGTGCAAAGTTCCTACCCTGCTGGTTTAACAGGTGGTGTTACTATATTTGTGGCCTTATATGATTATGAAGCTAGAACTTCGGAAGACCTTTCATTTAGGAAGGGTGAAAGATTTCAAATAATTAACAATACGGAAGGAGACTGGTGGGAAGCAAGATCAATTGCTACAGGAAAGAATGGCTATATCCCTAGCAATTATGTAGCCCCTGCAGATTCCATTCAGGCAGAAGAGTGGTATTTTGGCAAAATGGGGAGAAAAGATGCTGAAAGATTACTTTTGAATCCTGGGAATCAAAGAGGCATTTTCTTAGTAAGAGAGAGTGAAACTACTAAAGGTGCTTATTCCCTCTCTATAAGTGATTGGGATGAGGTAAGGGGTGACAATGTAAAACACTACAAAATTAGGAAACTTGACAACGGTGGATACTATATCACAACTAGAGCACAGTTTGATACTCTGCAGAAATTGGTTAAGCACTACACAGAACATGCTGATGGTTTATGCCATAAGTTAACAACTGTGTGTCCAACTGTGAAACCACAGACTCAAGGTCTAGCAAAAGATGCTTGGGAAATCCCTCGAGAATCTTTACGACTAGAGGTTAAACTAGGACAAGGATGTTTTGGTGAAGTATGGATGGGAACATgggatggaaccacaaaagtagCAATCAAAACACTAAAACCAGGTACAATGATGCCAGAAGCTTTTCTTCAAGAGGCTCagataatgaaaaaattaagacATGATAAACTTATTCCACTATATGCTGTTGTTTCTGAAGAGCCAATTTACATTGTCACTGAATTTATGTCAAAAGGCAGTTTGTTAGAATTCCTGAAGGAGGGAGATGGAAAGTATTTGAAGCTCCCACAACTGGTTGATATGGCTGCTCAGATTGCTGATGGTATGGCATATATTGAAAGAATGAATTATATTCACCGAGATCTTCGGGCTGCTAATATTCTTGTAGGAGAAAATCTTGTAGGCAAAATAGCAAAATAGCAGATTTTGGATTAGCAAGGTTAATTGAAGACAATGAATATACGTCAAGACAAGGTGCAAAGTTTCCAATCAAATGGACAGCTCCTGAGGCTGCCCTATATGGTCGATTTACAATAAAGTCTGATGTATGGTCATTTGGAATTCTGCAGACAGAGCTGGTAACAAAGGGCAGAGTGCCATATCCAGGCATGGTAAACCATGAAGTGCTGGAACAGGTGGAACGAGGATATATGATGCCTTGCCCTCAGGGTTGTCCAGAATCTCTACATGAATTGATGAATCTTTGTTGGAAGAAAGACCCTGATGAAAGACCAACATTTGAATATATTCAGTCCTTCTTGGAAGACTACTTCACTGCTACAGAGCCACAGTACCAGCCAGGAGAAAATTTATAATCCAAGCAGCCTTTTATATGCACAAATCTGCCAAAATGTAAAGAACTTACGTAGACTTCCTCACTGACATACAGGAATCAAAAGAAGATAATCATCTTCACTCTGCATGTTTTTAATGATAAACTGGAATTCCAGATATGGTTGCAcaaaaccactttttttttcctccaagtgttaaaCTCTCAAGTACCGATGATGAATTGTCCAACTTATTTCAGGGTCCAAAGAAAGTATAGTTGAGATATTGATGACAGTGAGACTGATTGCATGACAATGAAGAGCAGCAGGCTACTATTTTAGAAATTACTCCTTTGTTTTATTCCCCAAACTCAGACTTGATTAGAGAAAATTATTTATCATTATAGATAAAACTTGGGAGATGAAAGTAGTTTTACTAcaataaaatctaaaattaagGAATTTCATGGGACCAAACAATTCCATTCCAGTTTTTAGAAATTTGCATTCATTATTCTGAGAAGTTTTTTCTAAATTGGACAGTCAGTATGCAATCTTAATATATGTCTCCTTTTGCATGGAAATGGGCCAGGCTCTCAGAAGCAAAAAGGGATATAAACAACTCTAAAATTGATTAAATATTAGATGACAGTAGTGGAATTTGAAAGAATAATTCACTTATTAATACTCATACTCATGGAACTGGAAAGTAGAGGAAATTTTTCACTTTAATGGTTTTCTGAATAGCTCGATTTAGCATAATGAAAGTAACTACTAAGTGGGTTAATCGGTCATAAGATTGcattttttttaaggcaatatATCCAATCGAaggggaaaatttttaaatctttagatAGCATGAAAAAATAAGACCAAGCATTTAAGCAGTCCTTTTGAAACAACAGACTGATACTGTGAGAGATTGCTAATGTGTACTTATGGTGATGGGTGccacaaatataaaatatcactAGATCAGGGACTTGAATGCACTTTTGCTCTTACTGAATATAGACTAAcaggaaaatgtatttaaaagaaatatgaaaaaagaaaatgtgaaagttTCGCAGCTAGAGGGATGGGACGTTATGCTTGGTGTCGATGTTAAGGAAAGACAAGAGACTTTGCTGGCACCCCAAGCTCCTCACTTAACTGTTCTCTGGGATTTTAAGAGTTAATAAGGTATGATTATAAAGCTAATCATTATTAACATAAACACTAAATGGGTGTTATACCCTCAAAAATACCTAAGTTAAGGCTTCTCATTTAATCCAGTGATACAACTTTCATGTAAAACATTTTCAGAACTCCAGTTTTCAAATTTGTGTTTAAATCtacattcactttttaaaaatacataatggtaatcatttttttcttcttagaatttAGTTGATTTGGGGAGAAAAACTTACTCAGAATAGTAACAGTGGTGAAAGAGGGTATAGTTTTTGTCcatttaaaataaagtgaaacatacaaaataaaactgatttttatgACTAACTCAAAAAGAAATTCCAAAGTATGAATTAGAAAACAACATCATAGGTTTAACTGTCCAGTAAAGGAACTGAATCCAACAAATAAAAGTTgggtatttatatttaaaatttttctctttttatcatcACACTTTAAATAAAGCAATACATCGGGTCCCTTATTTTAGAATTACAATTTTTAACTACCATCACTTACCTGATTTAATCATTAGATTAAAAATTTTGTGCCATGGTATCTATGTTGAAATTGAGACCATTTTAAGATGTGAGAGATGAACTTCATGCAAATGGCTACAGTCTGGTACCAGAAATCATGGTGGTTTCTTATGTTTACGTAACCTGCTTAGTATTGAATTACTCTTCCTAAAAGAAGACTGCCATTGTCATTTACCCTTAACATCTATAACCTGTGACATAAGATTTTTTAAGGGTTTTATGTGAACTATGATATTATAATTTttctaagcatttaaaaaatgataacaaaattatatGTTTCTGTACTAATTCTGTTGAGAAAAATAAGCCAGGTAAAATTGATGATATTAGGTTTTAACTGAATAATGGGTTCCTTATAATAGCAATTGTACAGTAAGGAAACAAAACACTAACTTAATGTGTATTCAGTTTAAAtggttatgtattttttaaattgccaagaaaaataaacaactttgtacatttgaaaaaaaaaaaaagtggtgtaACATTAACTTTCTCGAAAAGCAGAGGGAACCTGGATGTGTATTTGCTAACTGATTGATAACAAGATAACTACTGAACAGAAAAACACAAACCTTGAAAATTCTCATAGAGACCTTATAGGTGCCCCAAATATGCCCAAGACCCTAGCCAGAAGCATGGGATATCCCTGGGCATTTCCGTTGTTATAACTGAGGATGAAAGGGAATTCTGTCCCTTCTGGTCCCTTTAGGATACtcaattatttcttcactgaAGGTTCTTTCTATACAAAACACTgaacaacaccaaatgctggcaaggatgtagagcaacaggaattctcatttattgctggtgggattgcaaaatgATGGAGCCACTCTGGAATACGGTTTGGCGGTTTCCTACAAAACTACGCAGACCTAACAACCAATCCCACAGTCACACTTCCTGGCATCTAAGCAAATGAACTGAATCAAATTTACGTTCATGCAAAAACATACACGTTTTACAGAAGGTTTACTCATAATTGCCAAACTTGCAAgcagccaagatgtccttcagtaggtaatTGGATAAGCAAACTGGCCCACCCAgtcaatggagtattactcagtacTGAAATGCAATGAGCTATCGAACCATGAAAAGGCATGAAGGAACCTTAACTGTACACCACTAAatgagaagccagtctgaaaaggccacatactgtatgacccaaactctatgacattctggaaaaggcaaaactagagaCAAGAacaagatcagtggttgccaggggtttggGTGGAGGGATAAATAGATAGGCAACAAGGATTTTTATGGCAGATGaactattttgtgtgatactgtAAAGGCAGATTATGTCATTATACTCAACTGTCCAAACACCAAGAGTGAGCCCAGTGCAAACCATAGACTTAGGGTGATGATCACGTATCATGGCAGGTCCATCAACTGTGACAAATGCACCATCTGGTAGGGATGCTGatgatgggggaggctgtgcacgtATGGGGTGCAGGGAACAGGTCCATCAACTGTGACAAATGCACCGTCTGGTGGGGATGCTGATCATGGGGGAGGTTGTGCACGTATGGGGGGCAAGTAacatatgggaactctctgtgccttcccctcagttttgctgtgaacttcAATTGCTCTAAAAgacaaaatctatttaaaaaaataaccagcCATCCATTAATTGATGATTGAAGCACCTAGTGGTACAGAGAAGTCCCTGTGTGTCACACCAGCCCCAGTCAGCGCCTCTCCCCAGGGGCCCTGCGGAAGCTGTGAGACTGATTCAATATCAGGAAAGCATTAGCCCATGTCAAATCACGTATTCAAACAGCCTCTGTTTTTTACAAATGTTGAAGTTTGTGTTGCAAACAATAATAAAATCCGTAGGGTCCAAGAGAAATCAAAACCCATTATTGGAAAAGTTTCCTCAAATCTGTCTTCCTCCCTCCAAAAGTGAAATTCAGGTCTCTGCGTCCTGTCATCTGTAAGAAAAAGCAGCACCAGGCCACCCCATCCGGCCTACACGTGCCAGTCCACTGGACACATTCATAGCCGCTGACTTCTGTCTCCCGCTGAATCTTCCAGATGCAACCTTGGACCCCCTGCTTCCCCACAGTTCTGTCCCAGTCAAGATTATCTTCGGAAACACTACTTTAAAACCAACAGAACTCAGCCACCTTCAGAGCCTCCGTTCTCCCTGCAAGGAGATCAAATTCCAGATTTCTCCCTTCAGCTTCTGGAAGGATTTGGCCCCTTCTGGACCTTGTGCAGCAGACAGAACTGAAATCACCAAGTATTGTCACCCACCAGTCTGCCTCTCCTCATCCTGCCCTTCTGTTTCCATTATTGAAATTGCCTCATCCAAATGAGGAATGAGGAACAGAACCGGGAATAGAGCCTGTCTGGCCCTTTCCCCCTGAAGTTCAAACCCGTGAACTAGGTGGAAAAATGTTCACGGGAGTGTTGTAATTAATCCCTTTTAAATGGCTTCCAAGggtccttttttttccttatggaCTTAGAACAGTTTAAACAAAACAATGTTCTGTCCAAACCTatgattttct is a window of Manis pentadactyla isolate mManPen7 chromosome 3, mManPen7.hap1, whole genome shotgun sequence DNA encoding:
- the LOC118917155 gene encoding LOW QUALITY PROTEIN: tyrosine-protein kinase Yes-like (The sequence of the model RefSeq protein was modified relative to this genomic sequence to represent the inferred CDS: deleted 2 bases in 1 codon); this encodes MGCIKSKENKSPAIKYRTENTPEPVSTSVSHYGAEHTAVIPSSSAKGTYVNFSSLSITPFGGFSGVTPFGGASSSFSMVQSSYPAGLTGGVTIFVALYDYEARTSEDLSFRKGERFQIINNTEGDWWEARSIATGKNGYIPSNYVAPADSIQAEEWYFGKMGRKDAERLLLNPGNQRGIFLVRESETTKGAYSLSISDWDEVRGDNVKHYKIRKLDNGGYYITTRAQFDTLQKLVKHYTEHADGLCHKLTTVCPTVKPQTQGLAKDAWEIPRESLRLEVKLGQGCFGEVWMGTWDGTTKVAIKTLKPGTMMPEAFLQEAQIMKKLRHDKLIPLYAVVSEEPIYIVTEFMSKGSLLEFLKEGDGKYLKLPQLVDMAAQIADGMAYIERMNYIHRDLRAANILVGENLVQNSKIADFGLARLIEDNEYTSRQGAKFPIKWTAPEAALYGRFTIKSDVWSFGILQTELVTKGRVPYPGMVNHEVLEQVERGYMMPCPQGCPESLHELMNLCWKKDPDERPTFEYIQSFLEDYFTATEPQYQPGENL